In a single window of the Phycisphaerales bacterium genome:
- a CDS encoding extracellular solute-binding protein: protein MRSSHTLLIVIILGTAAALWPWQRTLRDPSHELLMTVWGMPFEDLLFEDHYARGFEARHPGLAVNYQRYYDVIPKYEAWHAVGRGADVMRTPINVYHAMVSKGMVRPLDEYIADPVLGLTLEEQTDYFPQLWDALAIDGVRYALPSDNAQYGLYYNKTLFDAHNAAHPDDPLSYPHADWTWDDLRRAARLLTLTDATGRVTQNGIAFDLWAWPFLTFLYQAGAVAWDPDQTTALINTPAGVEALELIVTLVPRNAPIRSYEMADTASGPDALFKVGRLAMLLDGSWRAPNIELDNPGLDFAIAPLPRHRRRAVISGSVIWCISAHSRNPEMAWRMIRWLTDREQSLTYWNMLRVAPPARLSVIRSDEFRSTAGTVAAEGGRRAVLVPPMPPERFADRAAWLEYAITPDPQTGERPGFLVLAPYQADLEAQITRAIIDAVRGEKSPQAALDEAVRATHAIIDRDRAARGLPAVVRHSR, encoded by the coding sequence ATGCGCTCCAGTCACACACTGCTGATCGTCATCATCCTCGGAACGGCCGCGGCGCTCTGGCCTTGGCAGCGGACACTACGCGACCCGTCGCATGAGCTCCTCATGACCGTCTGGGGCATGCCATTCGAGGATCTGCTGTTCGAAGATCACTATGCCCGCGGCTTTGAGGCCCGCCACCCCGGCCTGGCGGTCAACTACCAGCGCTACTACGACGTCATCCCCAAGTACGAGGCCTGGCACGCCGTCGGTCGCGGCGCCGACGTCATGCGCACACCGATCAACGTCTACCACGCAATGGTCTCCAAGGGCATGGTGAGACCTCTCGATGAGTACATCGCGGACCCGGTTCTCGGCCTCACCCTTGAGGAGCAGACCGACTACTTTCCGCAGCTCTGGGACGCGCTGGCGATCGACGGCGTGCGTTACGCCCTGCCCTCGGACAATGCCCAGTACGGGTTGTATTACAACAAGACGCTTTTCGACGCCCACAACGCCGCTCACCCCGACGACCCGCTCAGCTACCCGCACGCCGACTGGACCTGGGACGACCTCCGCCGCGCCGCCCGCCTGCTGACGCTCACCGATGCAACCGGCCGTGTCACGCAGAATGGCATCGCCTTCGATCTGTGGGCCTGGCCGTTCCTCACCTTTCTCTACCAGGCCGGCGCCGTGGCCTGGGATCCAGACCAGACCACCGCCCTGATCAACACCCCTGCAGGAGTCGAGGCGCTGGAGCTGATCGTCACGCTCGTGCCGCGCAACGCCCCGATTCGCTCCTACGAAATGGCCGACACTGCCAGTGGTCCGGATGCGCTCTTCAAGGTCGGGCGGCTGGCGATGCTGCTCGACGGGAGCTGGCGCGCACCGAACATCGAGCTCGACAACCCCGGACTCGATTTCGCCATCGCTCCGCTGCCGCGCCACCGCCGCCGCGCCGTGATCAGCGGCTCCGTAATCTGGTGCATCAGCGCTCACAGCCGCAACCCGGAGATGGCGTGGCGCATGATCCGCTGGCTCACCGACCGTGAGCAATCGCTGACCTATTGGAACATGCTGCGCGTCGCGCCCCCGGCGCGGCTCTCGGTGATCCGGTCCGATGAATTCCGCAGCACGGCCGGCACCGTCGCGGCCGAGGGTGGCCGCCGCGCCGTGCTCGTCCCGCCCATGCCGCCGGAGCGCTTCGCCGACCGTGCGGCCTGGCTGGAATACGCGATCACGCCGGACCCGCAAACGGGCGAGCGGCCGGGCTTCCTCGTGCTCGCACCCTACCAGGCCGACCTGGAGGCCCAGATCACGCGCGCCATCATCGACGCGGTGCGCGGGGAGAAGTCGCCGCAGGCAGCACTCGACGAAGCCGTCCGGGCCACGCACGCGATCATCGACCGCGACCGCGCCGCGCGCGGTTTACCGGCCGTGGTCCGCCACTCGAGATAA